In a single window of the Roseofilum reptotaenium CS-1145 genome:
- a CDS encoding methionine gamma-lyase family protein, whose protein sequence is MNPLEQIQEAQHALAPIFSSVDARIKHNLRKVLQAFRSQKVGVHHFSSVTGYGHNDLGRETFDRVLAEVMGSERAIARVQLVSGTHAIACALFGVLRPGDELLSVAGAPYDTLEEVIGLRGKGAGSLMDYGIEYRQLELTPKGEMDWEALAQGVKPQTRMVLIQRSCGYSWRSSLSIADIAKIVEMVKGQNPDTVCFVDNCYGEFVEEQEPTEVGADLMAGSLIKNPGGTLMTAGGYLAGRSDLVEQAACRLTAPGIGSTGGATFDQHRLLYQGLFLAPQMVGEALKGNYLVGYVFERLGYAVNPAPSAPRRDLIQGIRLGSPDKLKAFCRAIQQFSPVGSYLDPVPGEMPGYESELVMAGGTFIDGSTSELSADGPLREPYVVFCQGGTHWTHVAIALEAAIAAVESVKA, encoded by the coding sequence ATGAATCCCTTAGAACAGATCCAAGAGGCACAACATGCACTCGCCCCTATTTTTTCTAGCGTGGATGCTCGAATTAAGCACAATTTACGAAAAGTTTTGCAGGCTTTTCGATCGCAGAAAGTGGGGGTACATCATTTTTCTAGTGTAACGGGTTATGGTCATAATGACCTAGGGCGGGAAACCTTCGATCGCGTTTTGGCTGAAGTCATGGGATCGGAACGGGCGATCGCCCGCGTGCAGTTGGTATCGGGAACCCATGCGATCGCCTGTGCCCTTTTTGGGGTATTGCGTCCGGGAGATGAGCTGCTCTCGGTTGCAGGCGCTCCCTATGACACCCTGGAGGAGGTAATTGGACTGCGGGGTAAAGGGGCGGGATCGCTGATGGACTATGGGATTGAGTACCGTCAGTTGGAGTTAACGCCAAAAGGTGAAATGGATTGGGAAGCTCTAGCGCAAGGGGTGAAACCACAGACGCGGATGGTCTTGATTCAGCGCTCTTGTGGCTATTCCTGGAGATCGAGTTTGTCTATTGCGGATATTGCCAAAATTGTGGAGATGGTGAAGGGGCAAAATCCAGATACCGTCTGTTTTGTGGACAACTGCTATGGGGAATTTGTGGAAGAACAGGAACCCACGGAAGTGGGGGCAGATTTGATGGCGGGGTCTTTGATTAAGAATCCGGGGGGAACTTTGATGACGGCTGGTGGGTATCTGGCTGGTCGTTCTGACCTCGTAGAGCAGGCTGCTTGCCGCTTGACCGCCCCTGGAATTGGCAGTACGGGAGGGGCTACATTTGACCAGCATCGCCTGTTATACCAGGGTTTATTCTTGGCTCCGCAGATGGTGGGCGAGGCATTGAAGGGGAATTATTTGGTCGGGTATGTGTTCGAGCGCCTGGGATATGCCGTGAATCCCGCTCCTTCGGCTCCCCGACGGGATCTGATTCAGGGCATTCGCTTGGGTTCACCCGATAAATTAAAGGCATTTTGCCGGGCAATTCAACAGTTTTCTCCGGTGGGTTCCTACCTCGATCCGGTTCCGGGGGAGATGCCTGGATATGAGAGTGAGTTAGTGATGGCTGGGGGTACGTTTATTGATGGGAGTACCTCCGAGTTGTCAGCAGATGGGCCGTTGCGGGAACCCTATGTGGTGTTTTGTCAGGGAGGAACCCATTGGACGCATGTGGCGATCGCTTTGGAAGCGGCGATCGCTGCGGTAGAGTCTGTGAAAGCCTGA
- a CDS encoding calcium-binding protein, with the protein MAIIQGTNNSELLEGTAQNDVITGLFGNDTLQGLAGNDFLNGGRDNDSIEGGDNDDNLIGDAGNDTLKGGEGNDLLDGGTENDELQGENGNDTLSGGDNDDTLLGGEGDDLLDGGHWPDSLDGGAGNDTLLGGTGVDTLDGKDGNDSLVGGEQEDTLIGGAGNDTQTGDAGNDTIQGDAGADSLLGGTGNDQITGGTENDYLNGEDGNDSILGGDGNDIVLGGTGNDTLEGEAGTDSLEGGTENDSILGGADNDTLKGGAGVDTLQGGTGDDSLLGEDDGDQLDGGDGNDYLDGGAGQNAVSGDAGNDTLVAGIDATSSTFDGGANTDWLSFAQATVGFTIDLSAGTATDTNSTISYTIQNIEAVLGSAQADVITGGTSGSLTLNAGAGNDTYNLNKTNGAGTVINDVAGTDTLSISDATQLAITTPGQTATTGDVGVFRESETSTSLIIDLNNDGAFNAANDLKIDNYFSTTEGIAGGIGVIETVGNLTSTAILAAFPTPNPTPTPTPTPTPTPTPTPTPTPGITDPVAPPSSSPTPTPTPTPGLNPVPGTSGDDLLTGTTGSDSLQGLDGNDQLYGLGGDDVMTGDTGNDIVSGNTGNDQISGGIGNDTGFGGQGNDTVNGDEGDDSLMGDRGNDTVSGGTGNDTSFGGQGNDSLIGGDGNDVLSGDFGTDTLLGGAGNDLFVLRTSTAVATVAQADLIQDYQVGVDIIGLTGNLTPAALTATINGNNTVLSITATNQILGVLTGQFTLQQLTFVSVQLPNGLI; encoded by the coding sequence ATGGCAATCATCCAAGGAACTAATAACTCTGAGCTTTTAGAGGGAACAGCCCAAAATGACGTGATTACAGGGCTATTTGGTAATGACACCCTACAAGGGTTGGCTGGAAATGACTTTCTCAATGGTGGTCGAGATAATGATAGCATTGAAGGAGGAGATAATGATGATAATCTGATTGGAGATGCAGGTAATGACACCTTAAAAGGAGGAGAAGGAAATGACCTTTTAGATGGGGGGACTGAAAACGATGAACTCCAGGGAGAAAATGGTAATGATACTTTATCTGGAGGGGATAATGATGATACCCTTCTGGGAGGAGAAGGAGATGACCTTTTAGATGGGGGGCACTGGCCTGATAGTCTAGATGGAGGAGCAGGTAATGATACTCTATTAGGGGGTACAGGGGTTGATACTCTTGATGGTAAGGATGGTAACGATTCCTTAGTAGGTGGTGAACAGGAAGATACTTTAATTGGAGGGGCAGGAAATGACACTCAAACAGGAGATGCAGGAAATGATACAATTCAAGGGGATGCAGGTGCTGACTCTTTATTAGGAGGCACCGGAAATGACCAAATTACAGGTGGCACAGAAAACGATTATCTTAATGGAGAAGATGGTAATGATTCGATCCTAGGAGGTGACGGAAATGACATTGTCTTAGGAGGCACAGGAAACGATACTCTAGAAGGAGAAGCAGGGACTGATAGTCTCGAAGGAGGAACTGAAAATGATTCAATCCTCGGTGGTGCTGATAATGATACTTTAAAGGGAGGAGCAGGAGTTGATACTCTTCAAGGGGGAACGGGGGATGATTCTCTACTTGGAGAAGACGATGGCGACCAACTCGATGGTGGTGACGGCAATGATTATCTAGACGGTGGAGCAGGTCAAAATGCTGTTTCTGGCGATGCTGGTAATGACACCCTAGTCGCAGGAATAGATGCCACTAGCTCTACTTTTGATGGAGGTGCTAATACAGACTGGCTCTCCTTTGCGCAAGCAACTGTTGGATTTACGATCGATTTGAGTGCAGGGACTGCAACAGACACTAATAGTACCATCAGTTATACAATTCAAAATATTGAAGCTGTACTAGGCTCTGCTCAAGCTGATGTAATTACTGGCGGAACCAGTGGATCTTTGACCCTCAATGCTGGTGCCGGAAACGATACTTACAATCTAAACAAGACAAATGGTGCAGGAACAGTAATCAATGATGTGGCAGGAACTGACACACTTAGTATCAGTGATGCTACTCAGTTGGCAATCACTACACCCGGTCAGACGGCAACAACTGGGGATGTAGGAGTATTCCGTGAATCAGAAACGAGTACCAGTTTGATTATTGACTTGAATAATGATGGTGCTTTTAATGCCGCTAATGACCTGAAGATTGATAATTACTTCTCAACCACTGAAGGTATTGCTGGGGGTATAGGTGTAATCGAGACAGTTGGTAATTTGACAAGTACAGCTATCCTGGCTGCATTTCCAACCCCAAACCCAACCCCAACCCCAACTCCAACCCCAACCCCAACTCCAACCCCAACTCCAACTCCAACTCCAGGTATAACTGACCCAGTGGCTCCTCCGTCGAGTAGTCCAACTCCAACTCCAACTCCAACACCCGGTCTGAACCCGGTTCCTGGAACTTCAGGAGATGATTTGTTGACAGGAACGACGGGTAGTGATAGTTTACAAGGCTTGGATGGCAACGATCAACTGTATGGTCTTGGCGGTGATGATGTCATGACGGGTGATACAGGTAACGATATCGTTAGTGGCAATACAGGTAACGATCAGATCTCGGGTGGTATCGGTAATGATACTGGATTTGGTGGTCAAGGGAATGATACCGTCAATGGTGATGAGGGTGATGATTCGTTGATGGGCGATCGCGGCAACGATACGGTTTCTGGTGGTACAGGTAACGATACCAGCTTCGGCGGCCAGGGCAATGACTCCCTCATTGGTGGTGATGGTAATGATGTCCTGAGTGGAGATTTTGGTACGGATACCTTACTGGGTGGAGCCGGTAACGATCTGTTTGTTCTCCGCACCAGTACAGCAGTTGCCACTGTAGCACAAGCGGATCTCATCCAAGATTATCAAGTTGGCGTTGATATTATTGGCTTAACCGGTAATTTGACCCCTGCTGCTTTGACGGCGACCATCAACGGTAACAATACGGTGCTGAGTATTACAGCAACCAACCAAATTTTGGGTGTTCTGACCGGTCAGTTTACCTTGCAACAGTTGACATTTGTCTCAGTTCAACTGCCAAATGGCTTAATTTAA
- a CDS encoding acyl-CoA desaturase encodes MSVATTNKHPLDWVNVSYFLLIHLAALFAFLPSNFSWSAIALALVLHWITGGLGITLGFHRLVSHRSFQAPKWLEYFLIFCGSLACQGGVLDWVGLHRMHHLYSDTEADPHDSNAGFWWSHMGWLLHIIPKRSEVPRFTKDIGDDPVYQFLQKNFVLIQVAFGLLLYFLGGWPFVVWGIFVRLAVVFHCTWFVNSATHKFGYVTHESHDHSKNCWWVALVTYGEGWHNNHHAYQYSARHGLQWWEIDMTWMTIRLLEMLGLATNIKLEPKSSQ; translated from the coding sequence ATGAGTGTTGCCACAACCAATAAACATCCCCTAGATTGGGTCAACGTCAGCTACTTCCTATTAATTCACCTAGCGGCCTTGTTTGCTTTCCTGCCCAGTAACTTTAGTTGGTCTGCGATAGCATTAGCTCTAGTCCTCCACTGGATTACGGGTGGATTAGGCATTACCCTAGGATTTCACCGTTTAGTCAGCCATCGGAGTTTCCAAGCCCCCAAATGGCTAGAATACTTCCTCATTTTTTGCGGCAGTTTAGCCTGTCAAGGCGGTGTACTTGATTGGGTCGGACTTCATCGGATGCACCATCTTTATTCAGATACTGAAGCCGATCCCCATGATTCTAACGCTGGGTTCTGGTGGAGTCACATGGGATGGCTTTTACATATTATTCCTAAACGCAGTGAAGTCCCCCGGTTTACCAAAGATATTGGGGATGACCCAGTTTACCAGTTTTTACAAAAGAATTTTGTCCTGATCCAAGTTGCCTTTGGTCTCCTCTTGTATTTCTTAGGCGGTTGGCCTTTTGTCGTTTGGGGAATATTTGTCCGCTTGGCTGTTGTCTTCCATTGCACTTGGTTTGTCAACAGTGCCACTCATAAGTTTGGTTATGTTACCCATGAAAGTCATGACCACTCCAAAAATTGCTGGTGGGTTGCCCTCGTTACCTATGGTGAAGGATGGCACAATAACCATCATGCCTATCAATATTCAGCTCGCCATGGTTTGCAATGGTGGGAAATTGATATGACTTGGATGACAATTCGACTGCTTGAGATGTTGGGATTAGCGACTAATATCAAATTAGAACCGAAATCGAGTCAATAG